A single Aestuariibius sp. HNIBRBA575 DNA region contains:
- a CDS encoding BCCT family transporter codes for MKPPVTDLPIETADSGFYSGFSVNVTVTSKLAIGALVIWAVAFPDQAGAVLSGLNSFILSNFGTWYIYVMASFVIVCMLLALWPTAGRLKLGHADDVPEFSNFSWFSMMFGAGIGVGMLTWAVAEPVYHFNNNPEVIQGLVEGGTPENFINAYQWSYLHWGFSAWASYAIAGLALAFFAYRRGLPLTIRSSLTPLFGNKLSGVLGNIVDIVAVIATVLGVAQTLGFGVEQFVAGLSRIGIGDWLITEDGTASSLGIIVAIVIIMGASTLSALSGVGKGIKWLSNINMGLSIFLLAFLMLFGATWFGIQALFIGMWEYILNLPSMMFTVYSGDGTEGVADNLENWQGAWSVFYWAWWVAFAPFVGLFLARISRGRTIREFVLGALIVPAIMCFVWFSFAGGTAIQMELSGQANGAIFGAPDGDKIFAMTGLMLGDVLGWCMAVIIVVLLMTYLVTSADSAVLIVNTINAAGDEGPKARPHIIFWGVALGAVVTALLLVGGLKAIQTAMVIGALPFSLVMVLMWIALIKAIYKDGKRQELGLETTHNVESTS; via the coding sequence ATGAAACCACCAGTTACTGATTTGCCCATCGAAACGGCCGATTCCGGCTTTTATTCGGGCTTTAGTGTCAACGTCACGGTCACCTCGAAACTCGCCATTGGCGCGCTTGTTATTTGGGCGGTTGCCTTTCCAGATCAGGCCGGAGCGGTGTTGTCGGGCTTGAACAGCTTTATTCTGTCTAATTTTGGCACATGGTACATCTATGTCATGGCGTCGTTTGTGATCGTCTGCATGTTGCTGGCCCTATGGCCAACGGCGGGCCGATTGAAACTAGGCCATGCAGATGACGTGCCGGAGTTTTCAAACTTTTCATGGTTTTCGATGATGTTTGGCGCCGGGATCGGTGTGGGCATGTTGACCTGGGCCGTGGCTGAACCGGTCTATCATTTCAACAACAACCCAGAAGTCATTCAAGGCCTGGTCGAAGGCGGCACGCCCGAAAACTTCATCAATGCCTATCAATGGTCCTATCTGCATTGGGGGTTCTCGGCATGGGCATCATATGCCATTGCCGGGCTTGCATTGGCGTTTTTTGCCTATCGCCGCGGGCTTCCTTTGACCATTCGGTCGTCATTAACGCCGCTGTTCGGGAATAAACTGTCCGGCGTTTTGGGCAACATCGTTGATATTGTCGCCGTGATCGCCACGGTGCTTGGCGTTGCCCAGACTTTGGGCTTTGGGGTGGAACAATTCGTTGCAGGCCTCAGCCGGATCGGGATCGGCGATTGGCTGATCACCGAAGATGGCACCGCATCATCGTTGGGCATTATCGTGGCGATCGTCATCATCATGGGTGCCTCAACTTTGTCGGCGCTATCGGGCGTTGGTAAAGGCATCAAATGGCTGTCCAATATCAATATGGGCCTGTCCATTTTCTTGTTGGCGTTCCTGATGTTGTTTGGGGCGACTTGGTTCGGAATTCAGGCGCTGTTCATTGGGATGTGGGAATATATCCTCAATTTGCCGTCCATGATGTTCACCGTGTATTCGGGCGATGGAACCGAAGGCGTCGCGGATAATCTGGAAAACTGGCAAGGTGCATGGTCCGTGTTCTATTGGGCATGGTGGGTCGCATTTGCGCCTTTCGTTGGGCTGTTTCTGGCACGAATTTCGCGCGGTCGCACCATTCGCGAATTTGTCTTGGGCGCATTGATTGTTCCCGCCATCATGTGTTTCGTCTGGTTTTCCTTTGCCGGCGGAACGGCAATTCAGATGGAATTGTCCGGCCAGGCCAATGGCGCGATTTTCGGCGCCCCGGATGGGGACAAAATTTTTGCGATGACCGGATTGATGTTGGGGGATGTGCTGGGATGGTGCATGGCGGTGATCATTGTGGTCTTGCTCATGACTTATCTGGTCACATCGGCGGATTCCGCGGTTTTGATCGTCAACACCATCAACGCCGCGGGCGATGAAGGCCCCAAAGCCCGCCCGCATATCATTTTCTGGGGTGTGGCGCTGGGGGCAGTGGTCACGGCGTTGCTGTTGGTTGGCGGCCTGAAAGCCATCCAAACCGCGATGGTGATTGGCGCGTTGCCCTTCTCTTTGGTTATGGTGTTGATGTGGATTGCGCTGATCAAAGCGATCTACAAAGATGGAAAGCGCCAAGAATTAGGTTTGGAAACAACGCACAACGTTGAATCCACTTCGTAA
- the betC gene encoding choline-sulfatase, whose amino-acid sequence MNILVLMVDQLNGTLFPDGPADWLHAPNLKRLAERSARFKNCYTASPLCAPGRASFMSGQLPSVTGVYDNAAEFPADLPTYAHHLRRAGYYTCLSGKMHFVGPDQMHGFEDRLTTDIYPADFGWTPDYRKPGERIDWWYHNLGSVTGAGVAEISNQMEYDDEVAFNACAKLYDLARGHDDRPWCVTVSFTHPHDPYVARKKYWDLYEDCDHLLPEIPAMDYDDHDPHSKRIFDANDWRSFDIKDDDIRKSRRAYFANISYLDDKIGEILDVLDRTRQEAAILFVSDHGDMLGERGLWFKMSMFEGSARVPLMISAPGVTPGLIEAPVSAIDVCPTLADLAGVSMEDVQPWTEGQSLIDVANGDKDRSAVAIEYAAEASYAPVVCLREGTYKYVRCHLDPDMLFDLKSDPNELTNLATDPAHAEALGDLSAKADARWDLERFDQEVRRSQARRWVVYESLRNGAYYPWDYQPLRKASERFMRNHMDLNDVEENQRFPRGE is encoded by the coding sequence ATGAATATCCTCGTCTTGATGGTCGACCAACTAAACGGCACATTATTCCCCGACGGCCCCGCCGATTGGCTGCATGCGCCCAATTTAAAACGGTTGGCCGAACGTTCTGCCCGGTTCAAAAACTGCTACACCGCCTCTCCACTTTGTGCGCCCGGTCGGGCGAGTTTCATGTCCGGGCAGCTGCCATCTGTGACGGGGGTTTACGACAATGCGGCCGAATTCCCGGCGGATTTGCCGACCTATGCACACCATTTGCGCCGCGCGGGCTATTACACATGTCTGTCCGGTAAAATGCATTTTGTCGGACCGGATCAAATGCACGGTTTTGAGGATCGCCTGACCACTGATATTTATCCGGCTGATTTTGGCTGGACGCCTGACTATCGCAAACCCGGTGAACGGATTGACTGGTGGTATCACAACCTCGGATCCGTCACCGGTGCGGGTGTGGCGGAAATCAGCAACCAAATGGAATATGACGACGAAGTTGCCTTTAATGCCTGTGCGAAATTATACGATCTGGCGCGCGGCCATGATGATCGGCCATGGTGTGTGACGGTCAGCTTTACCCATCCGCATGACCCTTATGTGGCGCGCAAAAAATATTGGGACCTCTACGAAGATTGCGACCATTTGCTGCCTGAAATCCCAGCGATGGATTACGACGATCACGATCCCCATTCCAAACGGATTTTTGATGCCAATGACTGGCGCAGCTTTGACATCAAAGACGACGATATTCGCAAATCCCGACGCGCCTATTTTGCCAATATCAGCTATTTGGATGACAAAATCGGTGAAATTCTGGACGTGCTGGACCGCACCCGCCAAGAGGCGGCGATCCTGTTTGTGTCTGATCATGGGGACATGCTGGGGGAACGGGGTCTTTGGTTTAAGATGAGCATGTTCGAAGGCTCTGCACGCGTTCCGTTGATGATTTCTGCACCGGGCGTGACACCGGGTCTGATCGAAGCGCCCGTATCCGCCATCGACGTTTGCCCGACCTTGGCGGATCTGGCCGGGGTCAGCATGGAGGATGTCCAGCCATGGACCGAAGGCCAGAGCCTGATTGACGTGGCAAATGGGGACAAAGACCGTTCAGCGGTGGCGATCGAATATGCGGCAGAGGCATCGTATGCGCCTGTGGTTTGCCTGCGCGAAGGGACCTATAAATATGTCCGGTGCCACCTGGATCCGGACATGTTGTTTGATCTGAAATCAGATCCAAATGAGCTGACAAATTTGGCAACGGATCCGGCCCATGCAGAAGCATTGGGTGATCTAAGCGCCAAGGCAGATGCGCGCTGGGATCTGGAGCGGTTTGACCAAGAAGTCCGCCGGTCACAGGCGCGGCGTTGGGTTGTTTATGAGTCTTTGCGAAACGGGGCCTATTACCCATGGGACTATCAGCCCCT